In Cutaneotrichosporon cavernicola HIS019 DNA, chromosome: 1, one DNA window encodes the following:
- a CDS encoding uncharacterized protein (to TIGR gene model), whose amino-acid sequence MTTSDFGLPPPETYPYDLGTYSLKVKTTSAAAQKWFDRGLNWTYGFHHLEAERCFRYAIHCDPTLAMAYWGLSYAMGPNYNKWWAMFTPDELAEALPIAHDAAAHASKLAKDPVEKALCVALTTRFPSPSGTAKDFPSWNQAYIAAMANVYEQFGDHLDIAVVYADAMMAIAPWELWDLQTGAPREDSQTLRIKEVLDSALAAEGGMTHPGVLHKYIHLMELSPTPEAALPASDALRDLVPDAGHLRHMPGHIDLLIGDYARVITGADDAMAADDKYMVHGDPRDFYQFYTLHNASFTVYAGMFAGRLQPALKACDRMEYWLPDDFMRTPNPPIADWLEGFLTFRVHILVRFGRWADLLSYPFPEDRAFYSVTTTTIHYGRAIALALTDRLDEARAERQEFRAARKRIQPGRQAVPNEWSDIFDVGEEMLSGEIEYRSGNVEVGFAHLRKSIQLCDNLIYAEPWGWMQPPRHAYGALLLEQGRVDEAAIAYAEDLGFVTTLPRALRHPNNVWALHGYHECLVKLGRTEEARKIKRDLDLALAGADVKIESSCLCRRVKQCC is encoded by the exons ATGACCACGAGCGACTTTGGGCTCCCGCCACCAGAAACGTATCCGTACGACCTGGGGACGTACTCGCTCAAGGTGAAGACCACGTCCGCCGCAGCCCAGAAATGGTTCGACCGTGGCCTGAATTGGACCTACGGGTTTCACCACCTCGAAGCCGAGCGGTGTTTCCGGTACGCTATCCACTGTGACCCGACCTTGGCCATGGCCTACTGGGGTCTCTCGTATGCCATGGGGCCAAATTATAACAAGTGGTGGGCAATGTTCACgcccgacgagctggctgAGGCACTCCCCATCGCCCATGATGCTGCGGCGCACGCATCCAAACTCGCTAAGGATCCAGTTGAGAAGGCCCTCTgcgtcgccctcaccacccgcttcccctcccccagTGGGACGGCGAAAGACTTTCCCTCCTGGAACCAGGCGTATATCGCCGCCATGGCTAATGTCTACGAGCAGTTTGGGGATCACCTCGACATTGCGGTCGTATACGCAGACGCTATGATGGCCATTGCGCCATGGGAGCTCTGGGATCTCCAGACAG GCGCGCCGCGAGAGGACTCACAGACGCTCAGGATCAAAGAGGTCTTGGACAGCGCTCTGGCAGCTGAGGGCGGCATGACCCACCCCGGCGTACTGCACAAGTACATTCATCTTATGGAGCTCTCTCCCACCCCCGAAGCAGCCTTACCCGCCTCCGATGCGTTGCGCGACCTAGTCCCCGACGCCGGACACCTCCGCCACATGCCTGGCCACATCGACCTCCTAATCGGCGACTATGCGCGCGTAATCaccggcgccgacgacgccatggccgccgacgacaagTATATGGTACATGGCGACCCGAGGGACTTTTACCAGTTCTACACGTTGCATAATGCCAGTTTCACGGTGTATGCGGGCATGTTTGCTGGCCGCCTGCAGCCCGCTTTAAAGGCGTGCGACAGAATGGAATACTGGCTCCCAGACGACTTTATGCGTACTCCCAACCCGCCCATCGCGGACTGGTTGGAGGGATTCCTCACTTTCCGCGTCCATATCTTGGTGCGGTTCGGGCGCTGGGCCGATCTTCTGTCATATCCATTCCCCGAGGATCGGGCGTTCTACTCGGTCACAACTACGACGATACACTACGGCCGCGCGATtgctctcgccctcaccgacCGATTGGATGAAGCCCGGGCTGAGCGGCAAGAGTTTAGGGCCGCGCGTAAGAGAATCCAGCCCGGTCGCCAGGCGGTACCCAACGAATGGTCCGATATCTTTGATGTCGGAGAGGAGATGCTGAGTGGCGAGATTGAGTATCGCTCTGGTAATGTTGAGGTGGGCTTTGCCCATCTCCGCAAATCTATCCAACTCTGCGATAACCTGATCTACGCCGAGCCGTGGGGATGGATGCAACCTCCACGGCACGCGTAcggcgccctcctcctcgaacAGGGCCgggttgacgaggccgcAATCGCGTATGCTGAGGATCTAGGGTTCGTCACTACCCTCCCCCGCGCCCTCCGACACCCGAATAATGTCTGGGCGCTACACGGATACCATGAGTGTCTGGTCAAGCTGGGACGGACGGAAGAGGCGAGAAAGATCAAGCGCGATTTggacctcgcgctcgctggGGCGGACGTCAAGATCGAGAGCTCGTGTCTCTGCCGCCGGGTCAAGCAGTGTTGCTAA